One Lycium barbarum isolate Lr01 chromosome 5, ASM1917538v2, whole genome shotgun sequence genomic window carries:
- the LOC132639303 gene encoding histone H3.3-like: MENQIARTKKTPCRSTEGKAPRKQLVTKVARKSAPTTGGVKKPYRYMPETVALREIRECLKSTELLIKKVPFQRLVRVIAHNFKIDLRFQGHGMLALHEEVEAYMVGLFADANLCAIHAKRVVIRSRDIQFAKRIRGERA, translated from the exons ATGG AAAATCAGATAGCTCGTACAAAGAAAACACCCTGTAGATCTACCGAAGGCAAGGCTCCAAGAAAGCAGCTTGTTACCAAGGTGGCCCGTAAATCTGCCCCAACAACTGGAGGAGTTAAGAAGCCTTACAGGTACATGCCTGAAACTGTTGCTCTTCGTGAAATCCGTGAGTGCCTGAAGAGTACCGAGCTGTTGATAAAAAAAGTGCCATTCCAAAGGCTTGTTCGTGTGATTGCACACAACTTCAAGATTGATTTGCGTTTTCAGGGTCATGGTATGTTGGCCTTACATGAAGAAGTCGAGGCATACATGGTTGGATTGTTTGCAGATGCAAATTTGTGCGCCATTCACGCCAAGCGTGTTGTAATCAGGTCTAGGGATATCCAGTTTGCTAAAAGAATTAGGGGAGAAAGAGCTTAA